The Cylindrospermum stagnale PCC 7417 genome segment AGCCTACAGCAGTCCTAAATCATTTATTAGAATATTTAAGGATTCAGATATTACCTGCATCTCTACAAACTTTCTCTAATAAATATTTTCCTGTGTTAGCCGCCAATTTATTTAATAAAAATGATATCAAGCCTATCTTTCCGTGCCTTATTGCGAATCAGGTTATGTGAATAAGATGGAGTAAATTCTGAAACTGTCTCTGTGACTGGTATTAAAACACATAAATTCTTACAAAAAAATATCTCTTTCCTGCATCCTGTTTGCCTGGAAAGTGGGACAAAAATTAATATTCAGGAATCATTTATTATTGCTATAGATTTGATAATTCATCCTCAATAAAGGGAGCATTAACTGAGTTTTTATCTAATTTTACTGAGCCTAAAAGACTCTGCCAATCACTAATTAAAGATGCATTATTAGGGCTAGCTTGCCGAAGTTGTGCTAGTAAAGTCAGTGCATCAAACCAGATGCCATTGTCAGTATATATAGAAACTTTGTCTCGTTGTTGTGCTGTTGCTAATTGTTTTTCTAAACTGACGTTTAACTGGACTCGTTGGATATCGCCTTCAACATGAATTGGGATACTTTTCTGTCCACTACAACTGACTTTGAAAAACCAACGATAATTTTTGTTTATTTCTAGAGGAAGCGCTGTAGATGGCAGCGTAACGCTGATAATTCCTGGTTTTGCTCTTAATGATACAGTACTTTGATAAACTTCATTTTCTTCACTATCTTGTAACACAAACTCTGCACTTGCACCTGGAATCTCTGTTGTGTAAGGGACGTAAAACCAAAATGTTGGATATTTATTTGTCGTTAATCCCCACACATCCATAGGGGTTGTGGACATTGATGCTTTACTAAGTTGGCTTGTTAAATCACGCTCTTGAAAAGGCACTAAAGCTCTGAGTGGATTCTCTACTGCTGGACAAAAATCTCTACTTCCCATACCGATTGGGCGTCCTGGTATCGTACTGAGTCCTGCTGGAGGTTTTGTCCACCGAAAAATAGGTTGAGACTTATTTATTTTAGATGAAGCAGGTTTCCTAGCAGGTGGTGTTGATTGTCGAGAAGATACAGGTGCTGTAGTTTGGGCTTTGAGTAATCCTGAATCTTGAATAGCGCTACCTAAAATCAGCGCAGTTGGTAACATATATATTATGGGTTGAAAGAATGTTTTTCTAACTGCCAATTTTTTTAAATTCATAATAAACAACCAAATTTGCCTAGATAAAATTTACATTACCGCTTGAGCATTGTAGTTTAGCTGCTGTGCTTATAGTTTGCACATTGAGGCAGTAGGGAGGTTGGGGTATCACAGGTGTAGGTTTTTCACATTCAGTCTGAAAAAGCAGATTTTCTCGTTCTGAGATTTATGAGATTTATCAGATCTCCCCATCTTTGCGTCACCGAGTCGGTCAAACCGCAAAATCTAAAAAACCTACATTCGTCAGGGCAGGAGACAAGATTTGCAGGTTTTGCCTAAAATAAAAATGAGGCATTTTGTAAGCGGTACAGTTTAGCTGTCGCATACGAATATTATTTCATTGGTAGACTTTTTTCGTTTTATTCACCACTTCGCTTCTTTGGTATTTTGGGAGATAAATTGAAGCCGAACATCTAATTATGGCAGAAAAGCATCAGGAGGACTGGTTGTTGATGGCGACATTGCGGCCTGTTAACATACGCAAGAAATGAGAACTTGCAAGTAAATGTGCTGGGAAATTATCTATGACCTTAAATGTAGACGGTTTAGTTAGCCAACTGCGGGTAACTCTAGGGAAGATGGAGGTAGCACTAGGAGCAATTGCTGATGCTATCGTCTGGATGGGTAATGATGGCAGAGTGCAGTGGTGTAATGCTGCTTTCGATAGATTAGTGAATCTACCTCATATTCTAGTGCTGAATATGAGACTAAATGAGGTACTACCATTAACACAATCGGGTCAAGCAGTTGCCACAGATTGTTATCCTGATGTGCAAGTTCTCCGCTCCGAGTATGAAACCACAGAATATGAATATCAACAAGAGGTAGATGCAGAGCGGCATGTCAGTAGATATCGCCCCTTAATTTTAGAAATTTCAGGAAACTGTGCCGAATATATAGGAGGTGAAAGGTCGGCTGTACTTGTAATTCGGGATGTCACGCAAGCAAAGCGCATACAAGCGGAACACCAACAAACAGAGCAGCAACGGGCAGAAACTCTGTCTTTTCTCCAATCTACCCTGGAGTCTACAGCAGATGGAATTGCTGTTTTATGTAGTGATGGGAGCCTTAGTGTCTATAATCACAAGTTCCTACAGATGTGGTCGATGCCAGAGTCATTGCTATCGCCATCTCAGAGCAATGAAAGATTGAGGTTTATGGCTGAACA includes the following:
- a CDS encoding DUF928 domain-containing protein, yielding MNLKKLAVRKTFFQPIIYMLPTALILGSAIQDSGLLKAQTTAPVSSRQSTPPARKPASSKINKSQPIFRWTKPPAGLSTIPGRPIGMGSRDFCPAVENPLRALVPFQERDLTSQLSKASMSTTPMDVWGLTTNKYPTFWFYVPYTTEIPGASAEFVLQDSEENEVYQSTVSLRAKPGIISVTLPSTALPLEINKNYRWFFKVSCSGQKSIPIHVEGDIQRVQLNVSLEKQLATAQQRDKVSIYTDNGIWFDALTLLAQLRQASPNNASLISDWQSLLGSVKLDKNSVNAPFIEDELSNL